One part of the Candidatus Wallbacteria bacterium genome encodes these proteins:
- a CDS encoding peptide-binding protein translates to MKSLISVFLINILLCGCGQPGPKNVGTATSSNVANQRVDNGQVYGDMLVETMGVNPPLLNPLAYNEGYSIGILSKIFNGLVRENENFELLPDLAERWEFSPDGQTILFYLRKNVLWHDNSEFTADDVLFTYQMIMKDSSESFFKPYFEPVQSVEILDKYRVKVTYREPFAYALSAWRCFIVPRKIFQEDGISDMKKEPPLVGTGPFKFVKWDQHEQIVLESNRKYFNGRPCLDGYTYRIIPDASMSFLSLLKGEVDLLRLNPDQLVKQGDTPAFKENFNVYKSLNRMFLFVEYNLLNPLFADRNVRRALTMAVNRQGIISDVLQGYGKECNGSFLITSDDYDKSMEVMAFSQDEARKLLKAAGWVDTDKDGVLENGGKKFEFDLVATHGNAIRQLVAKVLKDAWEAVGVKVNLQFDEWSVLLDKGLSKKFDAIILGWDLSIDPDPFMLWHSSQIPDTGKKKVGYNFFSYNNPETDKLLELARRTIDPSERAEIYHKFQRLLYADQPVTFLFFTEDITVVNKRIHGIHENGSEIFYNLTKWYVPESQRRY, encoded by the coding sequence TTGAAGAGCCTGATTTCAGTATTTTTAATCAACATCTTACTCTGTGGCTGCGGCCAGCCCGGCCCGAAGAATGTCGGAACCGCTACTTCTTCCAATGTTGCAAACCAGCGCGTGGACAACGGGCAGGTTTATGGGGATATGTTGGTGGAAACCATGGGTGTGAACCCGCCATTGCTGAATCCACTGGCCTATAACGAAGGTTATTCCATCGGAATCCTGAGCAAGATTTTCAATGGACTGGTCAGAGAAAATGAAAATTTTGAACTGCTGCCTGATCTAGCCGAACGCTGGGAGTTCTCCCCTGACGGACAGACCATCCTGTTTTACCTGCGCAAGAATGTTTTGTGGCACGACAACTCGGAATTCACAGCAGACGATGTTTTATTCACTTATCAGATGATCATGAAAGACAGTTCCGAATCTTTTTTCAAACCGTATTTTGAGCCGGTGCAGTCTGTTGAAATCCTGGATAAGTATAGAGTGAAAGTGACTTACAGGGAACCGTTTGCCTATGCTCTTTCTGCCTGGAGATGCTTCATAGTCCCCAGAAAGATCTTCCAGGAGGACGGAATCTCTGACATGAAAAAAGAACCTCCTTTAGTGGGTACCGGACCTTTTAAGTTTGTCAAATGGGATCAGCATGAGCAGATCGTTCTGGAAAGCAACAGAAAATATTTCAACGGACGTCCCTGTCTCGATGGTTATACATACCGGATTATCCCAGATGCTTCGATGTCTTTTCTCTCCCTTTTAAAAGGCGAAGTGGATCTTTTGCGGTTAAATCCGGATCAACTGGTAAAGCAGGGGGACACTCCTGCGTTCAAAGAAAATTTCAATGTCTACAAATCCCTGAATCGGATGTTCCTTTTCGTGGAATACAACCTGCTTAACCCGCTCTTTGCAGACAGGAACGTCAGACGAGCCTTGACCATGGCCGTCAACCGTCAGGGAATTATCAGCGATGTTCTTCAGGGTTACGGTAAAGAGTGCAACGGATCTTTCCTGATCACCTCAGATGATTATGACAAAAGCATGGAGGTGATGGCATTTTCTCAGGATGAAGCCAGGAAACTTCTGAAAGCGGCCGGATGGGTCGATACCGACAAGGACGGAGTGCTGGAAAACGGAGGGAAGAAATTTGAATTCGATCTGGTGGCGACCCACGGCAATGCGATCAGGCAGCTGGTGGCTAAAGTGCTGAAGGATGCCTGGGAAGCGGTCGGAGTCAAGGTGAATCTTCAGTTCGATGAATGGAGTGTACTGCTGGACAAAGGACTTTCAAAAAAATTCGATGCAATAATCCTTGGCTGGGACCTTTCGATCGACCCTGATCCCTTTATGTTGTGGCATTCTTCACAGATACCGGATACCGGGAAGAAAAAAGTGGGCTACAACTTTTTTTCATATAATAACCCTGAGACAGATAAACTGCTTGAACTTGCCCGCCGGACCATTGATCCTTCAGAGCGGGCGGAAATTTACCACAAATTCCAGAGACTGCTGTATGCTGATCAG
- a CDS encoding helix-hairpin-helix domain-containing protein — MNIRKFLAVMAIIFISDNLSATGPSNQEDTAEAPITIIESESQPVTVESILSSTVSSALITDTSSVSAPEQTVSATILSSSEIQPVPSTAEVTCASTVEALTNRTVKVNINTAQLTDLCRLPGVDPVLAAAIIDYRTGNGNFLTLDDLLSVKRINKDNFLKFRKLITLSDLDLEIKIKVVSLTIEEMIFLGVNPDEAKRVVSHFRKARRDISNSELGRKFPSVLEKLSPYLVP; from the coding sequence ATGAATATAAGAAAATTCCTTGCAGTGATGGCGATTATTTTTATCAGCGATAACCTTTCCGCAACCGGTCCTTCTAATCAGGAGGACACTGCTGAGGCACCGATTACAATCATCGAATCCGAGTCTCAGCCTGTCACTGTAGAATCCATCTTATCCAGTACTGTCTCTAGTGCTTTAATTACCGATACCTCTTCAGTGAGCGCTCCGGAACAGACTGTTTCCGCCACAATTCTGAGCAGTTCTGAAATCCAGCCGGTTCCTTCCACTGCAGAAGTTACATGCGCATCTACAGTCGAGGCTTTGACCAATAGAACAGTCAAAGTCAACATCAATACCGCTCAACTCACTGATCTCTGCCGACTGCCGGGTGTTGATCCTGTTCTAGCCGCGGCGATCATCGATTACCGCACCGGTAACGGTAACTTTCTCACCCTGGATGACCTGCTCAGCGTGAAAAGAATCAATAAAGACAATTTTCTCAAATTCCGCAAGTTAATCACGCTCAGCGACCTGGACCTGGAAATCAAAATAAAAGTCGTGTCTCTCACCATTGAAGAGATGATTTTCCTGGGTGTAAATCCTGATGAAGCCAAAAGAGTGGTCTCTCATTTCAGGAAAGCAAGGAGAGACATCAGCAATTCAGAACTGGGAAGAAAATTCCCGTCAGTGCTGGAAAAACTCAGTCCGTATTTAGTGCCCTGA
- a CDS encoding (deoxy)nucleoside triphosphate pyrophosphohydrolase, whose translation MKTVLAAIIEKDGKYLIARRAPGENMSGKWEFPGGKLETGESHQECLARELFEEFGIRSVIGDFFGESVYRYGYGDIRLLAYRVISFIGEFVPVVHNDLRWVLPQEMKDYDFTPADLPFVNLIRALNTD comes from the coding sequence ATGAAAACAGTGCTGGCTGCGATCATTGAAAAAGATGGAAAATATCTGATAGCGCGAAGAGCTCCCGGAGAAAACATGTCAGGCAAGTGGGAATTCCCTGGAGGCAAACTTGAGACAGGGGAGAGCCATCAGGAATGTCTTGCAAGAGAATTATTCGAGGAATTCGGGATCAGGTCGGTGATCGGGGATTTCTTCGGCGAAAGCGTTTACAGATATGGATACGGCGACATCAGGCTGCTTGCTTACAGAGTAATTTCGTTCATCGGTGAATTTGTACCGGTCGTCCATAATGATCTGCGCTGGGTGCTTCCACAGGAAATGAAAGACTATGACTTCACTCCTGCGGATCTGCCTTTTGTGAATCTGATCAGGGCACTAAATACGGACTGA
- a CDS encoding STAS domain-containing protein, which translates to MNIETKILNEVTVIKLIADEITPGDEKTLRQSFDHFAEQGLKKLVLNLENLSYLNSSILGLIIGFSKKIVENGGELIICNPTNFVKRILHITQIEDFIGIYGNESDAVKNCLLYDIPVKLK; encoded by the coding sequence ATGAACATTGAAACCAAAATTCTGAACGAAGTTACTGTGATCAAGCTGATCGCGGATGAGATCACCCCTGGCGATGAAAAAACACTCCGCCAGAGTTTTGATCATTTCGCTGAACAGGGCCTGAAAAAGCTGGTCCTGAATCTGGAAAATCTCAGTTACCTGAACAGCTCAATTCTAGGATTGATTATTGGATTTTCCAAGAAAATAGTCGAGAACGGCGGAGAGCTGATCATCTGCAACCCAACCAACTTCGTAAAGAGAATACTGCACATCACTCAAATCGAAGATTTCATCGGCATTTATGGAAACGAGAGCGACGCGGTCAAAAACTGCCTGTTGTATGACATACCTGTCAAATTGAAATAA